DNA from Krasilnikovia cinnamomea:
ACCGCCGCTCCTAACTCCGTATACCTTACGGAAAATGCTGCGGGAAATACCGTACACCCCACGGGGTAATCTCCGCACATGGAAAACCGGGACCTCGACCGCACGCTCGGCCTGCTGTGGCGGCGCACACTGGGCACACCGCAGGGCACCCGGGGGCCGAAGCAACGCGTCAGCGTCGACGAGGTGATCCAGGCGGGGATCGCGGTCGCCGACGCCGACGGGCTGCCGGCGTTCTCGATGCGCAAGGTCGCCGACCGCCTCGGACTCAAGCTCATGTCGGTCTACACGTACGTTCCCGGGCGCTCCGAGCTGATCGGCCTGATGGTCGACGAGGTCATCGGCGAGCGGGAACACCCGCCCCACGAGGGATCACCGCGCCAGCGCCTCGCCGGGGTGGCCCGGCACATGTGGGACGACTTCCACCGGCACCCGTGGCTGCTGCAGGTCGAGAACAACAGCCGACCCTGGATCGGCCCGAACGGCTGCGCCCTGTACGAATGGCAGCTCGCGGCCATCGACGGCACCGGCCTCACCGATCTCGAAATGGACCAGGTGATCACGACGCTCAGCGACTTCACGGCCGGCGCCGCACGGACGTCGGTCAACGCACGGCGTACGGCGCAACAGTCCGGCATCTCGGACGCCGAGTGGTGGGCCGCCAACGCGCCGATCCTCGAGCGGGTGATGCCGCCCGGCGCGTACCCGATCGGCGAGCGGGTCGGGACGGCGGCCGGGCAGGAGTACAACGCGGTCGGCGACCCGGACCGTTCCTTCCGCTTCGGCCTCGATCGCCTGCTCGACGGCGTGGAGGTGCTCCTGCGCCGCGACCCGGACCGCTGACCGGCGCGGCGGCCTAGTGGGCCGCGTCGAGGCGGGTCTGCT
Protein-coding regions in this window:
- a CDS encoding TetR/AcrR family transcriptional regulator, whose protein sequence is MENRDLDRTLGLLWRRTLGTPQGTRGPKQRVSVDEVIQAGIAVADADGLPAFSMRKVADRLGLKLMSVYTYVPGRSELIGLMVDEVIGEREHPPHEGSPRQRLAGVARHMWDDFHRHPWLLQVENNSRPWIGPNGCALYEWQLAAIDGTGLTDLEMDQVITTLSDFTAGAARTSVNARRTAQQSGISDAEWWAANAPILERVMPPGAYPIGERVGTAAGQEYNAVGDPDRSFRFGLDRLLDGVEVLLRRDPDR